In Halobacillus amylolyticus, the following proteins share a genomic window:
- the fliY gene encoding flagellar motor switch phosphatase FliY has translation MNDGMLSQDEIDALLNGSDDEQGASKREDDSNKVEDYLSSLEGDALGEIGNISFGSSATALSSLLNQKVDITTPSISAVKRSSISDEFPKPHVAINVTYTDGFSGENLLVIKEPDAAVIADLMLGGDGTSPADELNEIHLSAVQEAMNQMMGSAATSMSTVFNKKVDISPPTINVLNLEEDQGTDQIPEDEVLMKVSFNLKVGELIDSDIMQLLPVTFARELVDELLNPPEEEIDESSKKNSAEQPVETPRPQPKQAAHTPEQVDKVEAEPQLVGGASGQNMNNSTIQSAQFSDIEQVQLSNEEQRNLDMLMDIPLKVTVELGRTKRTIKEILELSSGSVVELDRLAGEPVDIHVNDKLMAKGEVVVIDENFGVRVTDILSPKDRLKKLR, from the coding sequence ATGAATGATGGGATGTTATCACAAGATGAAATAGATGCACTTTTGAATGGGAGTGATGATGAGCAAGGTGCGAGTAAACGAGAAGACGATTCGAACAAGGTGGAAGATTATCTATCTAGCTTAGAAGGTGACGCATTAGGTGAGATTGGCAATATATCATTCGGAAGCTCTGCGACAGCGTTATCGTCTTTACTCAATCAAAAGGTCGATATCACCACTCCTTCGATTTCTGCTGTCAAGAGGTCATCCATATCCGATGAATTTCCAAAACCGCACGTTGCGATTAACGTTACATATACCGATGGCTTTTCAGGGGAAAATCTTTTAGTTATAAAAGAACCGGACGCAGCGGTAATTGCAGACCTGATGCTTGGCGGTGATGGAACCTCACCGGCTGATGAACTAAATGAGATCCACTTAAGTGCTGTCCAGGAAGCCATGAATCAAATGATGGGCTCAGCTGCGACAAGTATGTCAACAGTCTTTAATAAAAAAGTAGACATCTCACCGCCGACGATTAATGTGTTGAACTTGGAGGAAGACCAAGGAACAGATCAAATTCCTGAAGATGAAGTACTTATGAAGGTGTCGTTCAATCTTAAGGTCGGTGAATTAATCGACTCGGATATCATGCAACTGCTGCCGGTTACATTTGCCCGGGAGCTAGTGGATGAGCTTTTGAACCCGCCTGAAGAAGAAATAGATGAATCCTCGAAAAAAAATAGCGCGGAACAGCCTGTCGAGACGCCGCGACCTCAGCCAAAGCAAGCGGCTCATACGCCTGAGCAGGTGGATAAAGTGGAGGCTGAACCACAATTGGTCGGAGGAGCAAGCGGACAAAATATGAACAATTCCACCATCCAATCCGCTCAGTTTTCAGATATAGAACAGGTGCAATTAAGTAATGAGGAACAACGCAACTTAGATATGTTGATGGATATTCCGTTAAAAGTAACGGTTGAGTTAGGGAGAACCAAGCGCACAATTAAAGAAATTCTCGAACTCTCTTCAGGATCGGTTGTCGAGCTAGATCGACTAGCTGGGGAACCTGTTGATATCCATGTGAATGATAAGTTGATGGCTAAAGGAGAAGTCGTTGTCATTGATGAGAACTTTGGTGTCAGAGTAACAGACATCTTAAGTCCAAAAGATCGATTGAAAAAACTAAGATAA
- the flgD gene encoding flagellar hook assembly protein FlgD: MTRIDSSFYLQNQQQAGGTESNTLGKDAFLKILMAQIQNQSPLEPMKDKEFIAQMTQFSSLEQMTNLSQAMQGFMTSQSVTPVVKYSGLIGKEVTFPAHDDETGAAPETTGVVKAVSQKGGETKLELQNGQSVYVYDITKVSETTTEE, from the coding sequence ATGACAAGAATAGATTCGTCCTTTTATTTACAAAATCAACAGCAAGCGGGCGGAACGGAAAGTAATACACTTGGGAAGGACGCTTTTCTGAAAATTCTCATGGCACAAATCCAAAATCAAAGTCCGCTAGAACCCATGAAGGATAAAGAATTCATTGCACAAATGACACAGTTCTCAAGTTTAGAGCAAATGACAAACTTGTCTCAGGCCATGCAGGGCTTCATGACTTCGCAAAGCGTGACCCCTGTTGTTAAGTACAGCGGCTTGATTGGAAAAGAAGTGACATTCCCAGCGCATGATGATGAAACAGGAGCCGCGCCAGAAACAACAGGAGTGGTCAAGGCTGTTAGTCAAAAAGGTGGCGAGACAAAGCTTGAACTTCAAAACGGGCAATCTGTTTATGTTTATGACATCACCAAAGTGAGTGAAACAACAACAGAGGAATAG
- a CDS encoding response regulator has product MAERILIVDDAAFMRMMVKDILTKNGFEIAAEAEDGQRAVELYKEHEPDLVTMDITMPEMDGITALKEIKQYNPNAKVIMCSAMGQQAMVVDAIQAGAKDFIVKPFQAERVIEAIQKALN; this is encoded by the coding sequence ATGGCTGAGAGAATTTTAATTGTGGATGACGCAGCATTTATGAGAATGATGGTGAAAGATATTTTGACAAAAAACGGTTTTGAAATTGCCGCAGAGGCAGAAGATGGCCAAAGGGCGGTTGAACTTTATAAAGAACATGAGCCGGACCTCGTGACGATGGATATTACGATGCCTGAGATGGATGGCATCACAGCATTGAAAGAAATAAAGCAATATAATCCAAATGCAAAAGTAATCATGTGTTCAGCCATGGGCCAGCAAGCCATGGTGGTGGATGCCATTCAAGCGGGGGCGAAAGACTTTATCGTCAAACCTTTCCAGGCAGAGCGTGTAATTGAAGCGATACAAAAAGCACTTAATTAA
- the fliP gene encoding flagellar type III secretion system pore protein FliP (The bacterial flagellar biogenesis protein FliP forms a type III secretion system (T3SS)-type pore required for flagellar assembly.) gives MNEFINIFSGSDPENIATSVKLLLLLTVLSLAPGILILMTSFTRILIVLSFVRTSLATQSMPPNQVLVGIALFLTFFIMAPTFQEVNEEALTPLFNEEITLDEAYEEASVPMKQFMAKHTRQKDLALFMNYSGMERPETVRDIPLTTLVPAFAISELKTAFQMGFMIFIPFLVIDMAVASVLMSMGMMMLPPVMISLPFKILLFVLVDGWYLISKSLLEGF, from the coding sequence ATGAATGAATTCATAAATATCTTCTCAGGATCTGATCCGGAAAATATTGCTACATCAGTAAAACTCCTTCTACTTTTGACCGTTTTATCGCTTGCACCGGGGATTCTAATTTTAATGACGAGTTTTACGAGGATTTTAATCGTACTGTCCTTTGTTCGAACCTCACTCGCAACCCAATCGATGCCTCCAAATCAGGTGCTCGTAGGAATTGCACTATTTTTAACTTTTTTTATTATGGCACCCACCTTTCAAGAGGTAAACGAGGAAGCACTGACACCGCTTTTTAATGAAGAAATCACATTAGATGAAGCGTACGAAGAAGCTAGTGTCCCGATGAAACAATTTATGGCCAAGCACACAAGGCAAAAGGATTTAGCCTTATTCATGAATTATTCAGGTATGGAACGGCCTGAAACAGTCCGAGACATTCCGTTGACAACACTTGTTCCTGCTTTCGCCATAAGTGAATTAAAAACAGCTTTTCAAATGGGATTTATGATTTTTATTCCATTCTTAGTTATTGATATGGCGGTAGCCAGTGTGCTTATGTCAATGGGGATGATGATGCTGCCACCTGTTATGATTTCGCTGCCATTTAAAATTCTGCTGTTTGTCCTGGTGGATGGTTGGTATTTAATTTCGAAATCGTTACTAGAAGGATTTTAG
- the flhB gene encoding flagellar biosynthesis protein FlhB, with translation MPYLKLHLQYFAADEKTEKATPKKREDTRKKGQVPKSQDVNTGFLLIMVFGGLYLFGGQIQEAMMAMYEKSFTEYIHWNVSEEHVFTLFLELTIEMAKALAPIMGVAMVAGIASNLLQVGIMFTGEPLKFDLKKMDPIKGAKKIFSARALVELVKSLLKITMISVITYAIIWVNKGQMMMTSQKSVEAALAFFARITILMGLASGLALLLLSVLDYLYQRYDHEKNIRMSKKDLKDEHKNMEGDPLIKSKIKEKQRQMSASRMMNEVPGADVVITNPTHYAIAIKYDEAKSDAPFVVAKGVDFVAQKIKEVAKANDIIMVENRPLARALYQHSEMDQPIDEQFYKAVAEVLAYVYRLEKKV, from the coding sequence ATGCCATACCTAAAGCTTCATTTACAGTATTTCGCCGCTGATGAGAAAACAGAAAAGGCAACCCCGAAAAAGCGAGAAGATACACGTAAAAAAGGGCAAGTTCCGAAAAGTCAGGATGTAAATACAGGTTTCCTATTAATTATGGTATTTGGCGGTTTGTACTTGTTTGGCGGTCAGATCCAAGAGGCTATGATGGCAATGTATGAAAAATCATTTACTGAATATATTCATTGGAATGTTTCGGAGGAGCATGTTTTTACGCTCTTTCTAGAGTTGACGATTGAAATGGCAAAGGCATTAGCACCGATTATGGGAGTAGCAATGGTTGCTGGTATTGCCTCAAATCTATTACAAGTCGGTATTATGTTTACGGGAGAACCGTTAAAGTTTGATTTGAAGAAAATGGATCCAATTAAAGGTGCTAAGAAAATATTTTCAGCTCGGGCCTTAGTAGAGTTAGTGAAATCGCTACTAAAAATTACAATGATTAGTGTCATCACCTATGCCATTATCTGGGTAAACAAAGGTCAAATGATGATGACTTCTCAAAAATCAGTCGAGGCTGCATTAGCTTTCTTTGCACGAATCACCATTTTGATGGGATTGGCTTCAGGCCTGGCCCTTCTTTTGTTATCCGTGCTCGATTATTTATACCAGCGCTATGACCATGAGAAGAACATTCGGATGTCTAAAAAGGATTTGAAAGATGAGCACAAAAATATGGAAGGAGATCCTTTGATTAAATCAAAGATCAAAGAAAAGCAAAGACAAATGTCAGCATCGCGAATGATGAATGAAGTGCCTGGTGCAGATGTCGTGATAACGAACCCGACGCATTATGCCATTGCTATTAAATACGATGAGGCTAAATCAGATGCTCCCTTTGTTGTTGCTAAAGGTGTCGATTTTGTAGCACAGAAAATAAAAGAAGTAGCAAAGGCGAATGACATCATTATGGTAGAGAATCGACCTTTAGCAAGAGCATTGTACCAACATTCGGAGATGGATCAACCGATAGATGAACAGTTTTACAAGGCTGTAGCAGAAGTCCTGGCTTACGTGTATCGATTAGAGAAAAAAGTGTAA
- a CDS encoding TIGR02530 family flagellar biosynthesis protein produces MEPRIHQMHQPLPFPKTKKVQQSSQSFRDVLNETRGLHVSKHAKQRLEERNISIDESKWQVISDKMAEAKSKGVTDSLVVMNDAALVVSTKNNTVVTAMGREDTSSHIFTNINGTIIIDQ; encoded by the coding sequence ATGGAACCTCGAATTCATCAGATGCATCAGCCATTACCTTTTCCGAAGACAAAAAAGGTTCAGCAGTCATCCCAGTCATTTCGAGATGTTTTAAATGAAACGAGAGGTCTGCATGTAAGCAAACACGCCAAACAACGTCTCGAGGAGCGCAATATTTCTATAGACGAAAGCAAGTGGCAGGTCATTTCCGATAAAATGGCTGAGGCCAAATCAAAAGGTGTTACGGATTCACTAGTTGTCATGAACGATGCAGCCCTTGTTGTCAGTACCAAAAATAATACAGTTGTAACAGCGATGGGGCGCGAAGATACGAGTTCACATATTTTTACAAATATTAACGGAACGATCATTATTGACCAGTAG
- the flgG gene encoding flagellar basal body rod protein FlgG: MLRSMYAGISGMKGFQTKLDTIGNNIANVNTYGFKKGRVTFQDMMSQTVSGAQGPIAGANGGNMRGGVNPSQVGLGSQIGSIDTIHTQGNRQTTNRPLDLALEGDGMFVLAEGAGEGINSDEGEDLLSQNPTLSFTRAGNFYLDDDGAIVSPDGRYLVGQPYDNGVAREWDDDGNPDTVEVPSSGIITIPEDAQSFSIQSNGVVNYVTAEGEPAIAGQIRLAKFSNPSGLQKIGGSTFQITDNSGFISANDGAGLNTIEDLSLAGQDGTGQMVSGALEMSNVDLAEAFTEMITAQRGFQANTRIITTSDEILQELVNLKR, encoded by the coding sequence ATGCTACGTTCAATGTACGCAGGAATTTCTGGTATGAAAGGTTTTCAGACAAAGCTCGACACAATTGGGAACAACATTGCAAATGTGAATACGTACGGATTTAAGAAGGGACGCGTGACGTTTCAGGATATGATGAGCCAGACAGTGTCAGGTGCTCAAGGTCCGATTGCCGGAGCAAACGGCGGAAATATGCGTGGAGGCGTTAACCCTTCTCAAGTAGGATTAGGATCGCAAATTGGTTCGATTGATACCATTCACACACAAGGGAATCGTCAAACAACGAACAGGCCACTCGATTTAGCGCTTGAAGGAGACGGCATGTTTGTGCTGGCAGAAGGTGCTGGTGAGGGCATTAACTCTGATGAGGGGGAGGATCTACTCAGCCAGAACCCTACCTTGAGCTTTACGAGAGCAGGGAACTTCTATTTGGATGATGATGGAGCAATAGTTAGTCCAGATGGTCGTTATTTAGTTGGACAACCCTATGATAATGGTGTTGCTAGAGAATGGGATGACGATGGTAACCCTGATACTGTTGAGGTTCCTTCTTCAGGCATCATTACAATCCCCGAGGATGCCCAAAGTTTCAGCATCCAATCAAACGGTGTAGTTAATTATGTTACAGCTGAAGGTGAACCAGCGATTGCAGGTCAAATTAGACTTGCTAAATTTTCGAACCCCAGCGGTTTGCAAAAGATAGGTGGAAGTACATTCCAGATAACTGATAACTCTGGGTTCATCAGTGCTAATGATGGTGCTGGGCTAAACACTATAGAAGACCTTTCGTTAGCAGGTCAAGACGGTACTGGACAAATGGTTTCAGGCGCACTTGAGATGTCTAACGTTGATTTGGCTGAGGCTTTTACTGAAATGATTACAGCCCAGCGCGGGTTTCAAGCCAATACAAGAATCATCACAACATCTGATGAAATCTTACAAGAGCTAGTCAATCTAAAACGTTAG
- the fliR gene encoding flagellar biosynthetic protein FliR: MLESLSLLNLPAFLLILVRVTSFFVTLPIFSYRNVPTQHKIGFSFFLALLMYFTIDIPPIQIDENYFLLLFKEAAVGIAIGLLAYIILAAIQIAGGFIDFQMGFAIANVIDPRTGAQSPLVGQYLYMITLLFILAVDGHHLMLDGVFYSYNLIPLDQFISLEDETWIMYVIDAFNQMFVIAFLMAVPIVGCLFLVDVALGIVARTVPQLNVFVVGLPLKIFIALAVLVIAMTFYIMLIRTLFETMLATMRGLMQIFGGA, from the coding sequence ATGCTTGAATCGTTAAGTTTACTCAATTTGCCCGCTTTTCTATTAATCCTTGTAAGGGTAACGTCTTTTTTCGTTACATTGCCGATTTTTTCCTATCGAAACGTTCCGACACAACACAAAATAGGATTTAGCTTTTTTCTGGCATTGCTGATGTATTTCACGATAGATATACCCCCGATCCAAATTGATGAAAACTATTTTTTACTGTTATTTAAAGAAGCCGCTGTTGGAATCGCCATTGGACTATTAGCTTATATTATTTTAGCGGCTATTCAAATTGCAGGTGGTTTCATAGACTTCCAAATGGGTTTTGCCATTGCTAATGTCATTGACCCAAGAACAGGGGCACAAAGTCCGCTGGTCGGTCAGTATTTATATATGATTACCCTCTTATTTATCTTAGCAGTGGATGGCCATCATCTTATGCTTGACGGTGTGTTTTACAGCTATAACTTAATCCCACTTGATCAATTCATCTCACTCGAGGATGAGACTTGGATTATGTACGTCATAGATGCTTTTAACCAAATGTTTGTCATTGCTTTTTTAATGGCTGTCCCGATTGTTGGCTGCTTGTTTCTAGTAGATGTAGCGCTCGGAATTGTGGCACGTACTGTACCACAGTTAAATGTATTTGTCGTCGGACTTCCTTTAAAGATTTTCATCGCTCTAGCCGTATTGGTCATTGCTATGACGTTCTATATTATGTTAATTCGGACTTTATTTGAAACGATGCTTGCGACGATGCGCGGCTTGATGCAGATTTTTGGAGGTGCTTAA
- the fliQ gene encoding flagellar biosynthesis protein FliQ, whose amino-acid sequence MNSEMVISFAKEGIYTVLIVSGPLLILALAVGLLVSIFQATTQIQEQTLAFIPKIVAVLIGLIFFGPWMLTNMVQFTANIFKNLNMLVG is encoded by the coding sequence ATGAATAGTGAAATGGTCATATCTTTTGCTAAGGAAGGAATTTATACTGTGTTGATCGTCTCAGGTCCGCTGCTAATATTGGCCCTGGCTGTTGGATTGCTCGTTAGTATTTTTCAAGCAACTACACAGATCCAGGAACAAACACTGGCGTTTATTCCTAAAATTGTAGCTGTTCTGATCGGATTGATCTTTTTTGGTCCATGGATGCTGACAAACATGGTACAGTTTACGGCTAATATTTTTAAAAACTTGAACATGCTGGTTGGATAA
- a CDS encoding flagellar FlbD family protein, whose protein sequence is MISLTRLNGETFWFNPLYIERLKANPDTTITTTQGRNFVVKEEEEVVIKRMKQFYREIGLLRVADKAGDGSEK, encoded by the coding sequence ATGATTTCATTAACGAGACTCAATGGCGAGACATTTTGGTTTAATCCTCTTTACATAGAAAGGCTTAAGGCTAACCCTGACACTACGATTACAACGACCCAGGGCCGGAACTTCGTAGTTAAGGAAGAGGAAGAAGTCGTCATCAAAAGGATGAAACAGTTTTATCGTGAAATTGGATTGCTTCGGGTCGCTGATAAGGCGGGTGACGGAAGTGAAAAGTAG
- a CDS encoding flagellar biosynthetic protein FliO — protein MVLVMRWISATLLVTFLLLSLGSSVSALGPSVSECAKDPELEGCDTSTPVEQNEQNSERPVVSNDGPSPSIVWNVIKLIFVLLFVLALIYGLLKFFNKRSKVFNKNRTMENLGGLTLAPNKSIQAVRIGDQVFVVGVGDSIEVITEITEDKTKESLLHQENDDLVNKGLSQILNRKKSDHHGLSKTTDSSFKSLFEQQLAEMKEKRMRVTGKKKGEDPNE, from the coding sequence ATGGTTTTAGTGATGAGATGGATATCAGCAACACTACTAGTTACTTTTCTTTTGCTGTCATTAGGATCTTCAGTATCAGCCTTAGGCCCTTCTGTCAGTGAATGTGCAAAAGATCCAGAGCTTGAGGGGTGTGATACGTCTACCCCTGTAGAGCAGAATGAACAAAATAGCGAAAGGCCTGTGGTTTCAAACGATGGGCCTTCTCCATCAATTGTATGGAATGTCATTAAGCTTATATTTGTCCTGCTGTTTGTTCTAGCATTAATTTATGGTCTGCTTAAGTTTTTTAACAAACGGAGTAAGGTGTTCAATAAGAATCGTACGATGGAAAACTTGGGAGGGCTCACATTAGCTCCTAATAAATCGATTCAGGCTGTCAGAATCGGTGATCAAGTATTTGTGGTAGGTGTGGGAGACAGTATTGAGGTCATTACAGAAATTACGGAAGACAAAACAAAGGAGAGTCTTTTACACCAGGAAAACGATGATCTTGTAAACAAAGGCCTGAGTCAGATATTAAATAGGAAGAAAAGTGATCATCATGGATTGTCAAAAACAACAGATTCTTCCTTTAAGTCCTTGTTTGAACAACAACTGGCTGAGATGAAGGAAAAGCGCATGCGTGTTACGGGCAAGAAGAAAGGAGAGGATCCTAATGAATGA
- the fliL gene encoding flagellar basal body-associated protein FliL: protein MKSSLFKTVMIIMGTITIVGVAALIFVLNLDSSEANGERPIDEIREASLLTEEITTDLVDGHFVRISFRIVTDSKGALEELEKRDFQMKNILIKELATMEGEAFQGGLGELEEIIKLKLNELMNEGKITEVYTVDKVLQ, encoded by the coding sequence GTGAAAAGTAGTTTGTTTAAGACCGTAATGATTATCATGGGGACGATAACTATAGTTGGCGTAGCTGCTCTCATTTTTGTTTTAAATTTGGATAGTAGTGAAGCTAATGGAGAACGTCCGATTGATGAGATCCGGGAGGCCTCACTTCTAACAGAAGAAATAACAACAGATTTAGTGGACGGTCATTTTGTCCGTATCAGTTTTAGAATTGTAACAGACAGTAAAGGTGCTCTTGAAGAATTAGAGAAGCGTGACTTTCAAATGAAGAACATTCTAATCAAAGAACTAGCCACTATGGAAGGCGAAGCCTTTCAGGGAGGGCTAGGTGAATTAGAGGAAATCATAAAGCTTAAACTTAATGAATTAATGAACGAAGGGAAAATAACGGAAGTGTACACCGTTGACAAAGTCTTGCAGTAA
- a CDS encoding MotE family protein codes for MAKKVNREQVKGSKLQWFFLVVVVPALFALTLTLVVLTIMGVNVFDKAEDYANQIPGLSSLVSTSEEKQSTRQTAQLEAVIAEHNTEIDQLQQQVNDKQMTIEELNQQIEQLEADLDAELNVSSEQPEEELSSETNMVKEMAVSFEEMDEEEAAPIIENMKRDLAVQVLSEVASSERGAILGAMMPELAAEIASSIANSSANN; via the coding sequence ATGGCAAAGAAAGTGAACCGTGAACAGGTGAAGGGCAGTAAGCTGCAATGGTTTTTCCTGGTGGTCGTTGTACCTGCTTTATTCGCCCTTACGTTAACCCTTGTTGTGTTAACGATTATGGGTGTCAATGTATTTGATAAGGCAGAAGATTATGCTAACCAAATCCCAGGCCTATCAAGTCTCGTGTCAACTTCAGAAGAAAAACAGAGCACAAGGCAAACGGCACAGCTTGAAGCTGTGATTGCGGAGCATAATACAGAAATCGATCAGCTACAACAGCAAGTAAATGACAAACAAATGACCATCGAAGAGTTGAACCAACAGATTGAACAACTTGAGGCAGATCTTGACGCAGAATTAAATGTTTCGTCTGAACAACCAGAAGAGGAATTGTCTTCTGAGACCAATATGGTTAAGGAAATGGCGGTATCTTTTGAGGAAATGGACGAAGAGGAAGCGGCACCGATCATTGAAAATATGAAGCGGGATTTAGCTGTACAAGTACTTAGTGAGGTAGCGAGCAGTGAACGAGGAGCCATACTAGGTGCGATGATGCCTGAATTGGCTGCTGAGATAGCAAGTTCAATCGCCAATTCTTCGGCAAACAACTGA
- the fliJ gene encoding flagellar export protein FliJ: MTSLQAFHKIKDLHEREKKEKQKHYQEQVDAFESVATNLYEMLKKKEAAEQNFHEGLTHSKVKAQSFMHHRRYVDQLENEIIRLQPEVQQARAQMESAQARLSSAHMEVKKFEKLIDNKLERHRQWLKEEENKQMDELSTRQYLTYKNR, encoded by the coding sequence ATGACAAGCCTTCAAGCGTTTCATAAAATAAAAGACTTACATGAACGAGAAAAAAAGGAAAAACAAAAACATTATCAGGAACAGGTGGATGCTTTTGAATCTGTGGCAACAAACCTCTATGAAATGTTGAAAAAAAAAGAAGCAGCTGAACAAAACTTTCACGAAGGTCTCACTCATTCGAAGGTGAAAGCTCAATCCTTTATGCACCATCGCAGGTATGTGGATCAGCTAGAGAACGAAATTATTCGGCTGCAGCCAGAAGTTCAGCAGGCAAGGGCTCAGATGGAGAGCGCACAAGCAAGGTTATCCTCTGCCCATATGGAAGTGAAGAAATTTGAGAAACTTATCGACAACAAGCTTGAAAGACATAGGCAATGGCTTAAAGAAGAAGAGAATAAGCAGATGGACGAGCTATCAACCAGACAGTATTTAACTTATAAGAACAGGTGA
- a CDS encoding flagellar hook-length control protein FliK: MTPFSTLPKPLAQQMRGLANLTSINTAPMQAFNVLLTGMTNQPTENMTNELKQLVAKMEKLLNQMGLSSPPRMDGAMPIDVNKVVQELEVLRMIPTERDLPQELSKLIHAVPQEVAEISGEGKEKLIDVLKDVLEEISSFENQTAGLLNTVAIPVVEAVHPAGMKGNLLTDTGQAKQVDELWFRFEKLAKKVTGQLPTNQPIKLEQLDQTLMLKVKQIIQQMSKLETGSSQLNKLTQLSGQEPPQQLMANLLNNYKLKQSLPVAYQQHSTVTSKDVAKWVGQFLNKQRTAEPSLGQGFTQMISKVEQYVIHVNQSQSNAGMHQQLIDQLEQLIKSNRLFTNKAGNMEMNIRLRPQHLGDMTVKLVQMNGDMAVKILVSTQAAKEMLEGNMQQLRHMFSPQQVVIEKYEQTATGQFFTQDDKQSGEFNGRESQSDQSQEQQDDHSEEEVSFHELLMNEKV; encoded by the coding sequence ATGACACCTTTTTCTACCTTACCTAAACCACTAGCTCAGCAAATGAGGGGGCTTGCAAATTTAACATCTATTAACACGGCTCCCATGCAGGCATTTAATGTACTGCTTACAGGTATGACTAATCAGCCAACTGAGAACATGACGAATGAGTTGAAACAGCTGGTTGCTAAGATGGAGAAGCTATTGAATCAAATGGGGCTGTCAAGTCCACCAAGGATGGATGGGGCTATGCCTATTGACGTAAACAAGGTCGTTCAAGAACTCGAAGTGTTACGCATGATTCCTACTGAGCGAGATTTGCCGCAAGAATTAAGCAAGTTAATCCATGCCGTGCCACAGGAAGTTGCTGAAATTTCAGGGGAAGGTAAAGAGAAACTAATCGATGTATTGAAAGATGTTCTTGAAGAAATCTCCTCTTTTGAAAATCAAACGGCCGGCCTATTAAACACTGTAGCTATACCCGTAGTGGAGGCAGTCCATCCAGCTGGTATGAAAGGAAACCTTTTAACCGACACAGGTCAAGCGAAGCAAGTGGATGAGCTCTGGTTCCGATTTGAGAAATTAGCTAAAAAGGTAACAGGGCAGCTTCCTACTAACCAGCCAATCAAGCTTGAGCAGCTCGACCAAACGCTTATGCTGAAGGTAAAGCAAATCATCCAGCAAATGTCGAAACTTGAGACAGGTTCAAGCCAGTTAAATAAGCTAACCCAGCTGAGCGGTCAAGAACCACCTCAACAGCTTATGGCAAATCTATTAAACAACTATAAATTGAAACAATCTTTGCCAGTCGCATACCAGCAACATTCGACAGTAACGAGTAAGGATGTAGCTAAGTGGGTAGGTCAGTTCTTAAACAAACAACGTACTGCTGAACCCTCACTAGGGCAAGGTTTTACGCAAATGATATCTAAAGTTGAACAGTATGTGATCCATGTTAATCAAAGTCAATCAAACGCGGGGATGCATCAGCAGCTTATCGATCAATTGGAACAGCTTATTAAATCAAATCGCTTGTTTACAAACAAAGCAGGGAACATGGAGATGAACATTCGTCTAAGACCTCAGCATTTAGGTGATATGACAGTAAAGCTGGTTCAAATGAATGGGGATATGGCCGTGAAAATTCTTGTCAGCACTCAAGCAGCGAAGGAAATGCTCGAGGGCAATATGCAGCAGCTGAGGCATATGTTTTCACCACAGCAGGTTGTTATAGAAAAGTATGAGCAAACAGCGACTGGACAATTTTTTACACAAGATGATAAACAGTCCGGTGAGTTTAATGGGCGGGAAAGTCAATCCGATCAGTCACAGGAGCAACAGGATGATCATAGTGAAGAGGAAGTATCCTTTCATGAGCTATTAATGAATGAAAAGGTGTAG